A DNA window from Chryseobacterium sp. MEBOG06 contains the following coding sequences:
- a CDS encoding ABC transporter permease has translation MLTNWLKIALINYKKNWLSTFINLFGLTVGLTGFMLILMNWNDEESFERWNPKRENMYYFQTYHKKENSYGNNISIPMARRAKEVIPGVQDYVLFNGSGIGLKMSTKDKTIYQQDGMTSTESFFDFFPFKLIAGSYKNALKGGNVIVLSTTAAKNLFGRTNVAGESIKFDNHNYIVTAVYELPKGNTQVKPEFIINPVDQIKNDEKNWGNFNYACLFMLKKGTDPLMVQQRFRKDVLEYRASLESGSAGLTVQQYLDLYGPTDSLLTPWDQVKLHAKASWFGFPDFKTLMILFTLSVLIVVLSAINFINLKTAQASQRAKEIGVRKAIGSTKSSLVLQFLLETFVICMTSYLLSLALTELLLPSFNKFYDKEMKMDDWHIFFYSFLMVIMVTLIAGLIPAMYLSNFKAIETLKGNFARSKHGVWLRNGILTLQLVISSFFIICGLIVNKQVEYMMNKDLGYSGKQIMMINFNENNAKPWLKYERLKTEMRKIPGVTDISYGEAVPGSGRSSSSNIDFMDKSIQGQHGSMDYDYLKFINVKLKKGRWLDPNLSSDTINNVLVNEAFVRKFGWKDEDALKNEIKPGFDIKNYKIVGIVKDFNIRNLKTEIEPIVFFHYRETQWKRFNVYNIQLKIDPNDIAGTVKRIKTYWQNKVEPGYPFDYYFLDQKFAKTFEAYQKQQTLFAILNAMVLMVALLGLFALSSLMIEQKLKDVAIRKTLGASDHTLIFGLTRQFLWIAVIAVLISIPICYYLMNEWLKDFAYRIDMPAWPFIASFLVLLGLTFAVVSIKAYKATKVNLVKYLKYE, from the coding sequence ATGCTTACCAACTGGCTCAAAATTGCCCTGATCAATTATAAAAAGAACTGGCTGTCCACATTTATCAATTTATTTGGACTTACTGTCGGGTTAACTGGATTCATGCTCATCCTGATGAATTGGAATGATGAAGAATCTTTTGAAAGATGGAACCCTAAAAGGGAGAATATGTACTATTTCCAGACGTATCACAAGAAAGAAAATTCTTATGGGAATAATATTTCGATCCCAATGGCAAGACGTGCTAAAGAAGTCATTCCGGGGGTTCAGGATTACGTTTTGTTTAATGGTTCCGGAATAGGATTGAAGATGAGCACAAAAGATAAAACGATCTATCAGCAGGATGGAATGACCTCTACAGAAAGTTTTTTCGACTTTTTCCCATTTAAACTGATTGCCGGAAGTTATAAAAATGCACTGAAAGGAGGGAATGTTATTGTGCTTTCCACAACGGCTGCCAAAAATCTTTTTGGAAGAACAAATGTAGCAGGAGAAAGTATCAAATTTGACAACCACAATTATATTGTCACTGCAGTGTATGAGCTGCCTAAGGGAAATACGCAGGTAAAACCGGAATTCATCATCAATCCTGTTGACCAGATTAAAAATGATGAAAAGAACTGGGGTAATTTTAACTATGCCTGTCTTTTTATGCTCAAAAAAGGAACAGATCCTCTTATGGTACAGCAAAGATTCAGAAAGGATGTTTTAGAATACCGTGCCAGCCTGGAGAGTGGTTCTGCCGGGTTAACCGTTCAGCAATATCTTGATTTGTATGGTCCTACCGACAGTCTGCTGACGCCATGGGATCAGGTGAAGCTCCATGCAAAAGCATCATGGTTTGGGTTTCCGGATTTCAAAACACTGATGATTCTGTTTACACTTTCTGTGCTTATTGTCGTTTTATCAGCTATTAATTTTATTAATCTTAAAACGGCGCAGGCTTCTCAGAGAGCAAAAGAAATTGGCGTCAGAAAAGCAATCGGAAGTACCAAATCCAGCCTTGTGCTGCAGTTTTTGCTGGAAACATTTGTGATTTGTATGACCTCATATTTACTTTCATTGGCATTAACAGAGCTCCTCTTACCAAGCTTCAATAAGTTTTATGATAAAGAAATGAAGATGGATGACTGGCATATTTTCTTTTACTCTTTCCTGATGGTCATTATGGTAACTTTGATTGCAGGACTGATTCCGGCCATGTATCTCTCCAACTTTAAAGCTATAGAAACTCTTAAAGGTAATTTCGCAAGAAGTAAACATGGCGTTTGGCTGAGAAACGGAATTCTGACACTGCAATTAGTGATTTCTTCCTTCTTTATTATCTGCGGATTGATTGTTAACAAACAGGTGGAATATATGATGAACAAAGATCTGGGCTACAGCGGTAAACAGATAATGATGATCAACTTCAATGAAAATAATGCAAAACCTTGGCTGAAGTATGAGAGACTTAAAACCGAGATGAGAAAAATACCCGGAGTTACTGATATTTCTTATGGAGAAGCAGTTCCCGGAAGTGGACGATCCAGCAGTTCCAATATCGACTTTATGGATAAGAGTATACAGGGGCAGCATGGTTCTATGGATTATGATTATCTGAAATTCATCAATGTAAAACTTAAAAAAGGGCGCTGGCTGGACCCTAATCTTTCATCAGATACCATCAATAATGTTTTGGTGAATGAGGCTTTTGTAAGAAAGTTTGGATGGAAAGATGAAGATGCTTTAAAAAATGAAATTAAGCCAGGTTTTGATATCAAAAATTATAAAATTGTAGGTATTGTAAAAGATTTCAATATCCGGAATCTGAAAACGGAAATAGAACCGATTGTGTTTTTTCATTACAGAGAAACACAGTGGAAGAGATTCAATGTCTATAATATTCAACTGAAAATAGATCCAAATGATATTGCCGGAACTGTAAAAAGAATAAAAACATATTGGCAAAATAAAGTAGAACCGGGATATCCTTTTGATTATTATTTCCTTGATCAGAAATTCGCCAAAACTTTTGAAGCCTATCAGAAGCAACAGACTTTATTCGCTATTTTGAATGCAATGGTATTAATGGTAGCTTTACTGGGACTTTTTGCACTATCGTCATTAATGATTGAGCAGAAACTGAAAGATGTAGCCATCAGAAAAACATTGGGAGCTTCAGATCATACTCTGATTTTCGGACTGACGCGCCAATTCCTCTGGATTGCAGTGATAGCTGTTTTGATCAGCATTCCCATCTGTTATTATCTGATGAATGAATGGCTTAAAGATTTTGCCTACAGAATTGATATGCCGGCATGGCCTTTTATTGCAAGTTTCCTTGTTTTATTGGGATTAACGTTTGCTGTTGTAAGCATTAAAGCTTATAAAGCCACCAAAGTGAATCTTGTAAAATATCTGAAATATGAGTAA
- a CDS encoding TolC family protein, translating to MKNLIFILFVGLYPAQQTWNLQECLDYASAHHPLIKQAAINVEKNDKLITGSKGMLLPSVEAGVRNTFSFGSSINQSSNQREALNTQYDQFTAQADWSLFNWRNILDISLSKLNKETSTYKLKLAQNKVKLNVIQMFFAYQNSKSWLGVLETQISGMQDQIKRTEKEVEIGNRPKSDVYDIKANLGTLQEQWVSAKNQRDQAKINLLNALSVSQDSVDFVMSDENLFSEAEFHDPDFTKKLLEKNPAYQSAIAEIKAQEKKKDIAKAGYLPTLNGSYSWSTFYNKVLGNDDGSNIRFSDQFSQNKNQTVFFGLTVPVFNKLQVKTNVEIAKLNIINSNYDKELVINDLTQNINSIKAQFLNAQEKYNLLEANFENQKLSFQKSEEKYKEGLMDAYTFFVVRNGWLQANYNLISSKNDVIQQTELLKVLESGF from the coding sequence ATGAAAAATTTGATTTTCATACTCTTTGTTGGCCTTTATCCGGCGCAGCAAACATGGAACCTGCAGGAATGTCTCGACTATGCATCCGCCCATCATCCTTTAATAAAACAGGCTGCCATAAATGTTGAGAAAAATGATAAACTGATAACAGGATCAAAAGGAATGCTGCTGCCCTCCGTAGAAGCAGGCGTAAGGAATACCTTTAGTTTTGGTTCTTCCATTAATCAGTCCAGTAACCAGAGAGAAGCCCTCAATACCCAGTATGACCAGTTTACAGCCCAGGCAGACTGGAGCCTTTTCAACTGGAGAAATATTTTGGATATATCTTTGTCTAAGCTGAATAAAGAAACCAGTACCTATAAACTTAAACTGGCTCAGAACAAAGTAAAACTGAACGTGATCCAGATGTTTTTTGCGTACCAGAACAGCAAAAGCTGGCTTGGAGTGCTGGAGACCCAGATCTCCGGAATGCAGGATCAGATCAAACGTACCGAAAAAGAAGTAGAGATCGGAAACAGACCCAAAAGTGACGTATACGACATCAAAGCGAATTTGGGAACGCTGCAGGAGCAGTGGGTATCTGCTAAAAACCAGCGTGACCAGGCAAAGATTAATCTGCTTAATGCGTTGTCTGTGAGTCAGGATTCAGTGGATTTTGTAATGAGTGACGAAAATCTTTTTTCTGAAGCAGAATTTCATGATCCGGATTTTACAAAAAAACTGCTGGAAAAAAATCCTGCCTACCAATCTGCTATTGCCGAGATTAAGGCACAGGAAAAGAAAAAAGATATTGCAAAAGCAGGATATCTGCCAACTTTAAACGGCAGTTACAGCTGGTCTACTTTTTATAATAAAGTGTTGGGCAATGATGATGGTTCTAATATCCGTTTCTCTGATCAGTTTTCACAAAACAAAAACCAGACTGTTTTCTTTGGACTTACTGTTCCTGTTTTTAATAAGTTACAGGTAAAAACCAATGTGGAAATTGCAAAACTGAACATCATCAATTCCAATTACGATAAAGAATTGGTTATTAATGATCTTACGCAAAATATTAATTCAATCAAAGCACAGTTTTTAAATGCTCAGGAGAAATATAACCTGCTGGAGGCCAATTTTGAAAATCAGAAACTGTCATTCCAGAAGTCAGAAGAAAAATATAAGGAAGGACTGATGGATGCCTATACCTTTTTTGTTGTCCGGAACGGATGGCTTCAGGCCAATTATAACCTTATCAGCAGCAAAAATGATGTTATCCAGCAGACAGAACTTCTAAAAGTATTAGAATCAGGATTTTAA
- a CDS encoding DUF4249 domain-containing protein, translating into MKNSFFIILSLFALTSCEKEIDLDLSDQSGNIVIEGNVTDKAGPYTVKITKSVGFSEPNQYPAVTGAQVILSDNTGQMETLHYIGNGMYQTTTFYGDPGRTYTLNVKAEGKEYTAQSTMPEPVNLDGLQQSSFKFGDKVTYTLLPLFTDPAPLGNRYLFTFTINNLTKKYMNVFSDNVNNGLPNQQPLLLPNDDNKGRDHEVVVGDTIHVEMQCISANVFTYYNALLQISGGNGGGVTPSNPPSNISNGALGYFSAHTLNKDSYVIQQLTTP; encoded by the coding sequence ATGAAAAATTCATTTTTTATCATATTATCCCTGTTTGCATTAACTTCTTGTGAAAAAGAAATTGACTTAGACCTTAGTGATCAAAGCGGAAACATTGTCATTGAAGGAAATGTAACCGATAAAGCGGGACCTTATACTGTGAAAATCACAAAATCCGTTGGTTTTTCGGAACCTAATCAATATCCAGCCGTTACCGGAGCTCAGGTTATTTTAAGTGACAATACAGGACAGATGGAAACGCTGCATTATATAGGCAATGGAATGTACCAAACTACTACTTTTTATGGGGATCCGGGCAGAACTTACACCCTGAACGTAAAGGCCGAAGGAAAGGAGTATACTGCTCAGAGTACTATGCCGGAACCCGTTAATCTTGACGGGCTGCAACAGAGTTCATTCAAATTTGGTGATAAAGTTACCTATACCCTTTTGCCGCTGTTTACAGATCCGGCACCATTGGGGAACCGTTATCTTTTTACTTTTACCATCAATAATCTTACTAAGAAATACATGAATGTCTTTTCAGACAACGTTAACAACGGATTGCCCAATCAACAGCCTCTCCTTCTTCCTAATGATGATAACAAAGGCAGAGATCACGAGGTAGTGGTAGGAGATACTATTCATGTAGAAATGCAGTGCATCAGTGCTAATGTGTTTACTTATTATAATGCCCTCCTTCAGATTTCCGGAGGAAACGGCGGCGGCGTAACTCCTTCCAACCCTCCCAGCAATATCAGCAACGGAGCTCTGGGGTATTTTTCAGCCCATACGCTTAATAAGGACAGTTATGTGATTCAGCAGCTGACTACTCCATAA
- a CDS encoding TonB-dependent receptor yields MQTSFFKIAAASAALCLSSWAMAQQKYSVSGTVKDQKNGELLIGVGVKIAEDPSINVIANEYGFYSLSLPEGNYTVIISYPGYKDFEQKITVDQNIKLDLPLNQEEQKEKSKTIDEVIISGVKKDKNLSTAQMGTETLSIKNIEKLPVLFGEKDVMKTIQLLPGIKSSGEGSSGFSVRGGATDQNLILLDEAPVYNASHLLGFFSTFNSDALKDASIIKGNSPAQYGGRLSSVLDVKMKDGNNQDYNVNGGIGLISSRLSVEGPIQKEKSSFIVSGRRTYADLFLKTTKDYKDNKLYFYDLNLKANYQINENNRIYLSGYFGRDVLGLGDTFSTDWGNTTATLRWNSIISSKLFSNTSFIYSDYDYKISLKNDDNVFDLNSKIKDWNLKQDFTWFAGNKHSVRFGLQSIYHTIIPSSASGTSVSSYPRNPRYSWENALYINDDFKATEKLTVNYGARLSMFSVLGGDTFNTYENGVLTDSQFLEKGKFGKTYVNIEPRITANYRINEVSSVKAGYSRNTQNLHLLSNSNSGNPTDQWIGSSYTVKPEIADQISAGYSRNFNNNNYELNAEVYYKSMQNQIDFKNGAQIGFDTGSDVESELLFGKGRAYGLELIAKKKTGKLTGWISYTLSKTERRINGINNNEWYNARMDKTHDLSVVATYQLNPKWTFSGLFVYSTGNAVTFPTGKYELNGQTVFQYSNRNADRMPAYHRMDVSATYEPSTNKRFRGSWTFGIYNLYGRENAYIINFEDNPDRQGTTRATQVSLFRWVPNITYNFKF; encoded by the coding sequence ATGCAAACATCTTTTTTTAAAATTGCTGCTGCTTCTGCCGCACTCTGTCTCAGCAGTTGGGCTATGGCACAGCAGAAATATTCGGTAAGCGGAACGGTAAAAGACCAGAAAAACGGAGAACTTCTGATCGGAGTAGGAGTAAAAATAGCAGAAGATCCTTCTATTAATGTTATAGCCAATGAATATGGATTCTATTCTTTATCATTACCGGAGGGAAATTATACAGTGATCATTTCTTATCCCGGTTATAAGGATTTTGAGCAAAAGATCACTGTTGACCAGAATATAAAACTGGATCTTCCCCTAAACCAGGAAGAACAGAAAGAAAAATCCAAAACAATTGATGAAGTAATCATTTCAGGAGTTAAGAAAGACAAAAACCTTTCTACAGCTCAGATGGGAACTGAGACATTAAGTATTAAAAACATCGAAAAGCTTCCGGTTTTATTTGGAGAAAAAGATGTCATGAAAACCATACAGCTGTTACCAGGGATCAAAAGCAGTGGTGAAGGAAGCAGCGGATTCAGTGTAAGAGGTGGTGCTACAGACCAGAACCTTATTTTACTGGATGAAGCTCCGGTTTATAATGCCTCACACCTTCTTGGTTTCTTCAGTACCTTCAACAGTGATGCATTAAAAGATGCAAGCATTATCAAAGGAAACAGCCCTGCTCAGTATGGAGGAAGACTTTCTTCTGTACTGGATGTAAAAATGAAGGATGGTAATAATCAGGATTATAACGTCAACGGAGGAATTGGCCTGATCAGCAGCAGATTGAGTGTGGAAGGACCTATTCAAAAAGAAAAATCATCATTTATTGTTTCAGGGAGAAGAACTTACGCCGATCTGTTCCTTAAAACAACTAAAGATTATAAAGACAACAAATTATATTTTTATGATCTGAATCTGAAAGCAAACTATCAGATCAATGAAAACAACCGTATTTATCTTTCCGGATATTTCGGAAGGGATGTGCTGGGGCTGGGTGACACATTCTCCACAGATTGGGGAAACACCACAGCTACATTAAGATGGAACAGCATTATCAGCAGTAAATTATTCTCAAATACCTCATTTATCTACAGTGATTATGATTATAAAATCAGTCTGAAAAATGATGATAATGTATTTGATTTAAATTCAAAAATAAAGGACTGGAACCTTAAGCAGGATTTTACATGGTTTGCAGGGAATAAGCATTCTGTACGTTTTGGACTTCAGTCTATTTACCATACTATTATCCCCAGCAGTGCCTCTGGAACCAGCGTGAGCAGTTATCCAAGAAACCCGAGATACTCATGGGAAAATGCTTTGTATATTAACGATGATTTTAAAGCAACAGAAAAGCTGACCGTTAATTATGGAGCAAGACTTTCCATGTTCAGTGTATTGGGGGGTGATACTTTCAACACGTATGAAAATGGCGTTCTTACGGACAGCCAGTTTTTGGAAAAAGGGAAATTCGGGAAAACATATGTCAATATTGAGCCGCGAATTACAGCCAATTACCGCATCAACGAGGTCAGCAGTGTAAAAGCCGGATATTCCCGTAATACTCAGAACCTGCATCTTCTAAGCAACAGTAACAGTGGGAATCCCACAGATCAGTGGATTGGAAGCAGTTATACAGTAAAACCTGAAATTGCAGATCAGATCAGTGCGGGCTACAGCAGAAACTTCAACAATAACAATTATGAACTGAATGCTGAAGTATACTACAAGTCTATGCAAAACCAAATCGACTTCAAAAACGGGGCTCAGATTGGATTTGATACAGGGTCTGATGTAGAAAGTGAACTTTTATTCGGTAAAGGAAGGGCTTATGGTCTGGAACTTATTGCAAAAAAGAAAACCGGAAAGCTTACAGGATGGATTTCCTATACCTTGTCTAAAACAGAAAGAAGGATCAACGGGATCAATAATAATGAGTGGTACAACGCAAGAATGGATAAAACTCACGACCTTTCAGTAGTGGCTACTTATCAGCTTAATCCAAAATGGACCTTCTCAGGGCTTTTTGTTTACAGCACAGGAAATGCAGTAACGTTCCCTACAGGGAAATATGAACTGAACGGACAAACTGTATTCCAATACAGCAACAGAAATGCAGACAGAATGCCTGCTTATCACAGAATGGACGTAAGTGCTACTTATGAACCAAGCACCAATAAACGTTTCCGCGGTTCATGGACTTTCGGTATTTATAATCTGTATGGCCGTGAAAATGCCTATATTATTAACTTCGAAGATAATCCTGACCGTCAGGGAACAACCCGTGCTACGCAGGTTTCTTTATTCCGTTGGGTACCTAACATCACTTATAACTTCAAATTCTAA